One stretch of Cyclopterus lumpus isolate fCycLum1 chromosome 10, fCycLum1.pri, whole genome shotgun sequence DNA includes these proteins:
- the pcdh11 gene encoding protocadherin-11 X-linked isoform X2 has protein sequence MDLLSQAPVLVVLLTCGVLLCQAQERDYTVKEEQPENVRIGNLRKDLDLNLDPNIRLSSPLQFKPVYKTGDVPLVRVEANTGEIFTTNHRIDREKLCAGVFAEKRCYYEIEVAVLPDEIFRLVKIRFLIEDVNDNAPLFQSTVINISIPENTAINTRYPVPSAFDPDVGINGIQHYELVKSVSEFGLDIIETPEGDKWPQLIVQQNLDREQKDTFVMKIKVEDGGNPPKSSTAILQVTISDVNDNRPVFKDSELEVTVPENAPVGTSVAQLHASDADLGSNALIHFAFSNQISASTKRHFAIDSSTGLITVKQPLDREVTPVHKLIVLASDGSSTPSRATVIVNVTDINDNVPSIDTRYIINLVNGTVLLSENAPLNTKIALITVTDKDADLFGKVACYTDHDVPFRLKPVFNDQFLLETAAPLDYETTREYAIKIVASDRGTPPLNTSAMVLIKIKDENDNAPIFPQPEIQLSIPENNDPSTQLIKISATDADSGRNAEIIYTLGPDAPDGFNIDRRSGILSVGKRLDREKQERYSFTVIARDNGSASLQSNVTVRLIVQDLNDNSPAFTHPEYNFYVPENLPLYGTVGLITVTDTDAGDNAIITLSVLNGKDNFIIDPQTGVIKPNITFDREQQSSYTFMVKAVDGGQPPSSSYAKVTINVVDVNDNRPVFVIPSSNYSYDLVRTTTTPGAVVTRVFAIDNDTGMNAELQYSIISSIIITSRVSPRGLFAIDKTTGNITLQEKVVAADQGLHRLVVKVKDLGQPESLQAIALIHLFVNDTVSNATFIQEQLRKSMETPLDRNIGDSEVTPQANGYVIVVIAIIAGTMTVILVIFVTALVRCRQTPRHKVVQKGKQSGEWVSPNQDNRQIKKKKKRKKRSPKSLLLNFVTIDESKPDDPTHEHVNGTLDLPVELEEQTMGKYNWATTPTTFKPDSPDLAKHYKSASPQPTFQIKPETPVAPKKHHVIQELPLDNTFVVGCDSLSKCSSTSSDPYSVSECSCQGGFKTAGQITTRQETALKPPHYGTLCGTGTARSHRIKINL, from the exons ATGGACTTATTAAGTCAGGCTCCTGTGCTGGTGGTCTTGCTCACCTGTGGGGTCTTGCTATGTCAGGCCCAGGAGAGGGACTACACGGTGAAGGAGGAGCAGCCTGAGAACGTCCGCATTGGGAACCTGCGCAAGGACCTGGACCTCAACCTGGACCCCAACATCAGGTTGTCCTCACCGCTGCAGTTCAAGCCTGTGTACAAGACGGGTGACGTGCCTTTGGTGAGGGTGGAGGCAAACACAGGGGAGATCTTTACCACCAATCACAGAATTGACCGGGAGAAGCTGTGCGCCGGGGTCTTCGCTGAGAAACGCTGTTATTATGAGATCGAGGTGGCCGTGCTGCCGGATGAGATCTTCCGATTGGTAAAGATCCGCTTCCTGATTGAGGATGTAAACGACAACGCGCCCCTTTTCCAGTCCACTGTAATAAACATCTCCATCCCGGAGAACACAGCCATCAACACTCGATACCCGGTGCCCTCAGCATTTGACCCTGATGTAGGAATCAATGGGATCCAACATTATGAACTGGTCAAG AGTGTCAGCGAGTTTGGCTTAGACATCATAGAGACTCCTGAAGGGGACAAGTGGCCGCAGCTTATCGTTCAGCAGAACCTGGATCGCGAGCAGAAGGACACCTTTGTGATGAAGATAAAGGTAGAAGATGGTGGCAACCCTCCCAAGTCCAGCACCGCCATCCTCCAAGTCACCATTTCCGATGTCAATGACAACCGTCCCGTCTTCAAGGACAGTGAGCTGGAGGTCACAGTGCCGGAGAATGCCCCCGTGGGGACATCGGTTGCTCAGCTTCATGCCTCGGACGCAGACCTGGGTTCCAACGCACTGATCCACTTTGCCTTCAGCAACCAGATCTCTGCCTCAACCAAACGTCACTTTGCCATTGACAGCTCTACAGGACTGATCACGGTGAAGCAGCCACTGGACAGGGAGGTAACTCCAGTTCACAAACTCATCGTCCTTGCCAGTGACGGCAGCTCCACCCCCTCCAGAGCCACAGTGATTGTTAATGTAACAGACATTAATGACAATGTTCCCTCCATAGACACTCGCTACATTATCAACCTGGTTAATGGGACTGTTCTGCTGTCTGAGAATGCTCCTCTCAACACCAAAATAGCTCTCATCACTGTTACTGACAAGGATGCAGATCTTTTTGGTAAAGTAGCTTGCTACACTGACCATGATGTTCCTTTTCGATTGAAGCCTGTCTTTAATGACCAATTTTTACTAGAGACAGCTGCCCCCCTAGATTATGAGACGACTCGAGAATATGCAATTAAGATAGTGGCCTCGGATAGGGGGACGCCTCCTTTGAACACTTCAGCTATGGTTTTAATTAAAATCAAGGATGAGAACGACAATGCACCCATCTTCCCCCAGCCGGAAATCCAACTTTCCATACCGGAGAACAATGACCCTTCTACGCAGTTAATAAAAATCAGCGCCACTGACGCTGACAGTGGACGTAATGCTGAGATTATTTATACTCTTGGCCCTGATGCGCCTGACGGGTTTAACATAGACAGACGGTCAGGAATTCTCTCCGTTGGCAAACGACTGGACAGAGAGAAGCAAGAGAGGTACTCATTCACTGTCATAGCGAGGGACAATGGCTCTGCGTCCCTGCAGAGCAATGTCACTGTCAGGCTAATCGTCCAGGACCTTAATGACAACAGCCCAGCTTTCACACACCCTGAGTACAACTTTTATGTGCCTGAGAACCTGCCTCTCTATGGGACTGTGGGCTTAATCACAGTGACGGACACAGATGCGGGAGATAATGCGATTATAACACTGTCCGTTTTGAACGGGAAAGATAATTTCATCATCGACCCCCAAACCGGTGTGATCAAACCCAATATCACCTTTGATAGGGAGCAGCAAAGCTCTTACACCTTTATGGTCAAGGCAGTTGATGGAGGGCAACCTCCGAGCTCCTCCTATGCCAAGGTCACAATCAATGTGGTAGATGTGAACGACAATCGCCCTGTGTTCGTCATCCCATCCTCCAATTACTCATATGACCTAGTGCGAACCACCACCACCCCTGGTGCTGTGGTCACCAGAGTGTTTGCCATTGACAATGACACAGGTATGAATGCTGAGCTGCAGTACAGCATtatcagcagcatcatcatcacatctAGGGTCTCCCCCAGAGGTCTCTTTGCCATCGACAAGACAACGGGTAACATAACACTGCAGGAGAAAGTAGTGGCAGCTGATCAGGGGTTGCATAGGCTGGTAGTCAAAGTCAAAGATCTGGGTCAGCCCGAGTCATTACAAGCTATCGCACTTATTCACTTGTTTGTCAATGACACTGTGTCAAACGCTACCTTTATCCAAGAGCAGCTGCGAAAAAGTATGGAGACACCCTTGGATCGTAACATAGGGGACAGTGAGGTAACACCTCAAGCCAATGGATATGTGATTGTTGTCATAGCAATCATAGCAGGGACCATGACTGTCATCTTGGTGATATTTGTGACTGCCTTGGTGCGCTGCCGACAGACACCCAGACACAAAGTGGTACAGAAGGGCAAGCAGAGTGGCGAGTGGGTGTCACCCAACCAAGACAACCGTCAgatcaagaagaaaaagaagagaaagaagcgATCCCCCAAGAGCCTCCTCTTGAACTTTGTGACCATCGATGAATCCAAGCCTGACGACCCCACCCATGAGCATGTTAATGGCACACTGGATCTCCCTGTGGAGTTAGAGGAGCAAACCATGGGGAAGTACAACTGGGCCACAACGCCCACCACCTTCAAACCTGACAGCCCCGATTTAGCCAAGCATTACAAGTCTGCGTCCCCTCAGCCTACATTTCAAATCAAACCGGAGACTCCAGTGGCTCCAAAGAAACACCATGTGATCCAGGAACTCCCCTTGGACAACACGTTCGTGGTGGGCTGTGACTCACTCTCCAAGTGCTCATCGACTAGCTCCGACCCGTACAGTGTCTCAGAGTGCAGCTGTCAGGGGGGATTCAAGACTGCGGGGCAAATCACCACCCGACAG GAGACGGCACTGAAACCACCACACTATGGCACACTCTGTGGCACAGGTACAGCTCGCTCCCACAGGATTAAAATCAATCTCTAG